The following proteins are co-located in the uncultured Draconibacterium sp. genome:
- a CDS encoding cupin domain-containing protein — MFTKNNTRDFRSLLEGVSMRPLAFEQKTILCEFKLEKGSVLPPHAHPYEQTGYLLSGKMDFRIDDKWQIAEPGDSWSIPVNVEHEVKILEDSTVLELFSPIRQDYLPEK; from the coding sequence ATGTTTACGAAAAACAATACACGCGATTTTCGCTCGCTTCTGGAAGGTGTCAGCATGCGTCCTTTGGCGTTTGAACAAAAAACGATTTTGTGCGAATTTAAACTCGAAAAAGGAAGTGTTCTTCCGCCACATGCTCATCCCTACGAGCAAACCGGCTATTTACTTTCCGGTAAAATGGATTTCAGAATCGACGACAAATGGCAAATTGCAGAGCCTGGCGATAGCTGGAGTATTCCGGTAAATGTAGAGCATGAAGTAAAAATTCTGGAAGATTCTACCGTACTTGAACTCTTCTCTCCAATACGTCAGGATTATCTTCCTGAAAAATAA
- the nadB gene encoding L-aspartate oxidase, which yields MQVLEFDTVVIGSGLAGLSAAYHSSMFGSVAIVTKSQLDTSNSYYAQGGIAAAIAPDDSPEQHAHDTLVTGRGICDHDAVNVLVNEGKERVLELVKMGMKFDKEGEDFVLGLEGGHTKRRILHAGGDATGKELTCFKLDLVKKQKNIEAFEFVAAIKLLHENNCMFGVQAYDFKSNQNIIFKTKAVILATGGLSRVFSRSTNPHTATGDGIAMAYEAGARLADLEFIQFHPSALFIPNKEAYLISEAVRGEGAWLLNNKGERFMKDIHPLAELAPRDVVAYSIFRQIQKSDQKHIFLSLKHLDKEKIKQRFKNIDRHLKEYGFDLTKDLLPIAPAAHYMVGGIRTNLDAETNISGLFVCGEVASTGVMGANRLASNSLLECLVFGKRASEKAAKLKTCSCSFDEPEPIVLNTNNEQLFLKYQNEMASLMSSNLGIVRNKEDLETALSHFTAINEKFKNTENEYNLIKIKNTANICRLITKAALVREESRGGHIREDFQKENPDFKTHIIQQKNEKIQFESIRK from the coding sequence ATGCAAGTACTTGAATTTGATACGGTTGTAATAGGAAGTGGGCTGGCTGGTTTGTCGGCTGCTTATCACTCTTCGATGTTTGGATCGGTTGCTATTGTCACAAAATCGCAACTCGACACCAGTAATTCGTATTACGCCCAAGGCGGAATAGCCGCAGCAATTGCTCCCGATGATTCACCTGAACAACATGCGCACGACACCCTGGTTACAGGTCGCGGAATTTGTGACCACGATGCAGTAAATGTGTTGGTTAACGAAGGCAAAGAGCGCGTGCTGGAGTTGGTAAAAATGGGAATGAAGTTCGACAAAGAAGGCGAAGATTTTGTGCTGGGTCTTGAGGGCGGACACACAAAGCGGCGAATACTACACGCAGGAGGCGATGCAACCGGGAAAGAACTCACCTGTTTTAAACTCGATCTGGTAAAAAAACAAAAAAACATTGAAGCTTTTGAATTTGTTGCGGCCATTAAATTGTTGCACGAAAACAACTGCATGTTTGGAGTTCAGGCCTACGATTTTAAAAGCAACCAGAACATTATTTTTAAAACCAAAGCAGTAATACTTGCCACCGGAGGTTTATCGCGCGTTTTTTCGCGTTCGACCAACCCGCACACAGCAACCGGCGACGGCATTGCAATGGCATATGAAGCCGGTGCCCGACTTGCCGACCTGGAATTTATCCAGTTTCATCCTTCGGCACTTTTTATACCTAACAAAGAAGCCTATTTAATTAGTGAAGCCGTACGTGGCGAAGGTGCCTGGCTTTTAAACAACAAGGGCGAACGTTTTATGAAAGACATTCATCCGCTGGCCGAACTGGCTCCGCGTGATGTGGTTGCCTACAGTATTTTCCGACAAATACAAAAATCGGATCAAAAGCACATTTTCCTTTCGTTAAAACACCTCGACAAAGAAAAAATTAAACAGCGTTTTAAAAACATTGATCGCCATTTAAAAGAATACGGTTTTGATTTAACCAAAGACCTGTTGCCAATTGCTCCGGCGGCACATTATATGGTTGGTGGCATTCGTACCAATTTGGATGCCGAAACAAACATTTCGGGCCTTTTTGTTTGTGGCGAAGTGGCTTCAACAGGAGTTATGGGAGCGAACCGACTGGCAAGCAATTCGCTGTTAGAGTGTTTGGTTTTTGGGAAACGGGCCAGTGAAAAAGCCGCAAAACTTAAAACCTGTTCCTGCAGTTTCGACGAACCTGAACCAATTGTTTTAAACACAAACAACGAACAGTTATTTTTAAAATACCAGAACGAGATGGCATCCTTAATGAGCAGCAATCTGGGCATTGTTCGCAACAAGGAAGATTTGGAAACGGCCTTAAGCCATTTTACTGCTATAAATGAGAAATTTAAAAATACGGAAAACGAATACAATTTAATTAAGATTAAAAACACAGCTAACATCTGCCGACTAATTACCAAAGCAGCTTTGGTCCGGGAAGAAAGCAGAGGTGGCCATATCAGAGAAGATTTTCAGAAAGAAAATCCTGATTTTAAAACACATATTATTCAACAAAAAAACGAAAAGATTCAATTTGAATCCATAAGAAAGTAA
- a CDS encoding type III pantothenate kinase yields the protein MNLVIDIGNTRTKYSICHLGDVLNTVPVQEFLPSHIDQLKIEYKGLDQAILSSVKDYPEELRAALQSNFKTFIELNHDTPIPIKNCYQSKETLGKDRIAAVVGAFDLYPDSNVLVIDAGTAITYDILTEDGKYLGGTISPGLEMRFKALHQFTGKLPKIERKEFNKLYGKTTEQAIRAGVQNGFFHEIDSTITSFKEFYNNLKVIITGGDAEFFDYKLKNSFFVHFNLTSIGLNRILQHNGEI from the coding sequence ATGAATCTGGTAATAGATATTGGTAATACACGTACAAAGTATTCAATTTGTCATCTTGGTGATGTATTAAATACGGTACCCGTTCAGGAGTTTCTGCCGTCCCACATCGATCAATTGAAGATCGAATACAAGGGATTGGATCAGGCGATTCTGTCTTCGGTAAAAGATTACCCCGAGGAACTAAGAGCAGCACTTCAATCAAATTTTAAAACGTTTATTGAACTGAACCACGATACTCCAATACCAATTAAAAACTGTTACCAGTCGAAAGAAACTTTAGGAAAAGACAGGATTGCAGCAGTAGTAGGAGCATTCGATTTATATCCTGACTCGAATGTTCTGGTTATTGATGCAGGAACAGCCATTACGTATGATATTTTAACTGAAGATGGCAAATATTTAGGCGGTACAATTTCGCCGGGACTGGAAATGCGTTTTAAAGCATTACACCAATTCACCGGGAAACTACCCAAAATTGAACGAAAAGAATTTAACAAACTATACGGGAAAACAACTGAGCAGGCAATAAGAGCAGGAGTACAAAACGGATTTTTTCATGAAATAGATTCCACAATCACCTCATTTAAGGAATTTTATAATAATTTAAAAGTTATTATAACCGGGGGCGATGCCGAATTTTTTGATTACAAGTTAAAAAATTCTTTCTTTGTACACTTTAATTTAACCAGCATAGGTTTAAACCGCATTTTACAACATAATGGGGAGATTTAG
- the nadC gene encoding carboxylating nicotinate-nucleotide diphosphorylase codes for MMDEKTLKSAEVLFDLAYAEDIGDGDITTNNLIDPNQNKTAQLVAKEEGVVAGLQVAEMVFKRFDKNLEWNVIIPDGNIVLPGDVIAEFKGNYRALLSGERKALNFLQRLSGIASYSHLCMLETKGTKVEILDTRKTLPGYRYLDKYAVRMGGASNHRFGLYDMVMIKDNHIQIAGGITQAVEAIRKKIPKSIKIEVETTTIEQVKEALAADVDIIMLDNMRSTLMKECVKIIDRRAKIEASGNMTIKRIRKVAHTGVDYISIGALTHSVKALDISQRIID; via the coding sequence ATGATGGATGAAAAAACATTAAAATCGGCTGAAGTGCTTTTCGACTTAGCCTATGCTGAAGATATTGGCGATGGTGATATTACCACGAATAATTTAATTGATCCGAATCAGAACAAAACGGCTCAGTTGGTTGCCAAGGAAGAAGGAGTAGTTGCTGGACTACAGGTGGCTGAAATGGTTTTCAAACGTTTTGACAAAAACCTGGAATGGAACGTAATTATTCCCGACGGAAATATTGTTCTGCCTGGCGATGTTATCGCCGAATTTAAAGGCAACTACCGTGCCCTGTTATCTGGCGAAAGAAAAGCCTTAAATTTTCTTCAGCGTTTATCTGGTATTGCTAGCTATTCACACCTTTGTATGCTTGAAACAAAAGGCACCAAAGTTGAAATTCTTGATACCCGTAAAACATTGCCTGGCTACCGTTACCTCGACAAATATGCGGTACGCATGGGTGGAGCATCAAACCACCGTTTTGGTTTGTACGACATGGTAATGATCAAAGACAACCACATTCAAATTGCCGGAGGAATTACGCAGGCAGTAGAAGCCATTCGCAAAAAAATTCCGAAGAGTATTAAAATAGAGGTTGAAACCACAACCATCGAACAAGTGAAAGAAGCCCTGGCTGCTGACGTTGATATTATTATGCTTGACAATATGCGTTCGACATTAATGAAAGAATGTGTTAAGATAATTGACCGCCGAGCCAAAATTGAAGCATCGGGAAACATGACCATTAAACGAATTCGTAAAGTGGCACACACCGGTGTTGATTACATTTCGATTGGCGCTTTAACACATTCGGTTAAAGCTCTGGACATCAGCCAACGTATAATCGACTAA